The genomic region ttttatgtacagtaaaatTTCTAAGGCTGGGAATTCTTATACACTTTTCTGTTGGCAGTAGAGGAGGTCTCCCTTTCCTGAGACGGTCCTAATGAAAGCCTGTTTCAGCATAGTGGTTGATGGCATTGAAGGCTGCACTtagggatacatttaaagttttttatattttttggatTGTCTGACATTTTTGAAAGAAATGATAAAGTAGCACTAATAAGGCTATTGATTCTGTACTCACcgtttcctctgcacaagacaactgatgttCTATAGAACAGCAAGCCGAAAATTATTCCAGGTGACTTCCTCGTTGCTATGTTGAGTTTGGCAAGCTGTCATTAAAGCAGATGTGTAGATGTAGATACTTTGGacatattcttgtttttttaacacatttttgttagCTTCATTAGTccaaatgtgttattttatagtttggatgtttttttcagtatttagtaaataaagaaaaactactgaagaagaacatgtgtgtactgtatataaatatatctgctGTATTTCACCAGTTGTTGTTTGAAATCTAGAACCCAAAAGCACACaaatatgatatttatttttctctttcctcatctgtgtgtgtatgtgtgtgtgtgtgtacgtaccgGTGTATGATCTTGCGCATGCGTGGCTTTGCCTGTGTGTATGTCACCCCTTTTGTCCCTACAGAGAGGCTTTTCTATAATCCGCATCTATAAAATTCGTTTGTTTAATGTCATCACAGGAGTGTACAGTCTGGGTGCTAAATAAGGATGCTGGTGTTCCAGGTCATAGCCTTGCTGCTGTCTCTCCTCGGGCCCAGACACACTTCCTCTGAGGAAGAATGTCAGCCCTGGCAGGACCTGGACTCTGCAGTGGTCCATAAAGATGGTCAGGTGATCCTGGCTGCTATGTTCCCCATCCATTCTAAGAGTGTGGAGCAGGAACTGAACTTTAGGAGTATGCCAGACAAGAGGAAATGCAAAGGGTAAAATGTTTGTGAAAAAATTCACTTTTGTGCTTCTGAGGATGTTGTTTTTATCCGATGATAATTGTTAGGTCATGTTGTATTTGTAATATTGTTTTTCTCTAATCATGCATCAGTTTATCTAAATAATCCTTGTATTTTAGCATAAGTAATACTAACCaggatttgttttgttgttgtgtgtgtgtttgtgttgctcGTTTCTTTAGGTTAAGCCTGCGTTCCTTACGCTGGTCTCAGTCTATGATCTTTTTCATTGAAGAAATTAATCGAAATCCTACATTGCTGCCCAACATCACTTTGGGCTACAGAATCTATGACACATGTTGGACAATGGCTCTGTCTGCAAGAACCGCCTTGTCTGTGATCTCGCAGCCCCTGAAGAGGAACAGCACAGGGGCATGTTCATCCCCTACCATCCCTCTTCTCATAGGAGACCCATCATCCAGCTCATCCATGTCTATCTCCAGACTGCTTAATTTAAACAAGGTCCCAATGGTAAGCTGTATTTTCAGAGcatagtgtgtgtgaatgtgcacATCAATGCCTATATCagtgaaacatttttattctgGATCATCCCACCAAAGGATTGAACAATATAATGTATTGAATGTCTGTAGATGTAATAACTGTtaattaatgatataataattggtATTGTAAAATTGAATTGGGAAATAACATCTCACTTTTTTCCCTacgtatattttttttaaacccgtCCGATCGTTAACATgcataaatcattaaaaaaaaaattctgccgTTTTATGAGAAATTAACAGAGCCAATTCAGAAAGAAAATCGAATTAATGAGAATTAATTCTCTCAATGTCGACCAAGCCAGGCAATATTCCTCGCTTCACCCTGACCCTGTTCCTTGTCTCTGTTTGAATTCCCAGATCAGTTACTTTGCCTCTTGTGCATGCCTGAGTGACAAAATGCAGTACCCCTATTTTTTCCGTACAATCCCTAGTGACTCATACCAAGCCAGCGCCATGGCTCGTCTCGTCATGCACTTTGGCTGGACGTGGGTGGGCACGTTTGGTGCAGACGATGCTTACGGACGGACTGGCATTGACATGTTCACAGCTGAGGTAACCCATCTTGGTGCATGTGTTGCCTTTCGAGTCATCATTCCCAAATCCCCCACTCAGCAACAGATCCAGGATATTGTAAAACTGATGAAAGACTCTACTGCACGTGTGCTTGTGGGCTTTGCCATTGAGGAAGACATACAGCCTGTGTTGGAGGAAATGGTAAGGCAGAATATAACAGGAAGGTTGTGGGTGGCCAGTGAGGCCTGGGTAACCTCCACCCTCATATCCAATAAATATCCTGTTCTCAGCGGCACTATTGGCTTCGCGATCGCCGAGCCGAGATCCCAGGTTTTAAAGACTTCCTGCAAAGCCTGCGACCATTCAGCGAGCCGTATAATCCGTCAGCACAAGAATTTTGGGAAACGGTGTTTCAGTGCTCCTTCAACACAAGTCTACCTCTCGGCTCTATGGCTGATCAGGTCCAGTATAACCGCATGTGTACCGGAGAAGAGCGGATTCAGGACACTGAGACAATCTATAATGATGTTTCCCAGCTCAGAGTCACCTATAACATATATAAAGCTGTGTTTGCTGCAGCACATGCTCTGCACAACTTGCTTatctgccagacacaggaaagCAGTACCGTTAAGCAAATCTGTCCAGATATCTACAATCTACACCCTGGCAGGTATTGCTAAACTCAGCCCTAAATGGCACAATGATTTAAAATTGTACAGTAAAGTGTAAATCTATGAATCCCTGTCcatatttttaataagcatACTTTGTCACTAGGTAATAAAGTACCTCAAGGAGGTGAACTTTACCACCGAGTTCGGTGACTCTGTGTACTTTGATAAATATGGAAACCCTCCAGGAACTTATGACATTGTAAACTGGCAGAAGGATCCCAGAGGTGGGCCGATGCACTTTGCTACGGTCGGACGCTTCGATTCGTCTCTTCCTCCCGAACAGCAACTACTCATCCACCAGGATGCCATTGTGTGGCCAGGTGGCTCCAAGGAGGTAAAACTATTCGAAATATCCAAATCTCGCAGGAATCAAAGCTGATGACTAGCATGATTCTTCCTCTTAAACCTTTTGTCTCAATTCTCATTCTACttttctctctgcctctcaGATGCCCGTTTCAGTGTGCTCAGCCAGCTGCCAGCCAGGCTACAGGAAAGCCCCACGTAAGGGAGAACCCATTTGCTGCTATGATTGCGTACCCTGTGCAGAGGGTAGCATCAGCAATGGCGAGGTATGTCACTAAATCAGAACCTCCAGaagttatatttatttcacagtaaaattacattaatgtaacattcaaaagatttaaaagagtattaaatgatcattaataatataataatattattaatttctatatttatgGATGTAAAACACTAAAGCACTCCACATCAGTAAATCTTCCCTAAAATATGAAGCAAAACCAGTTGAGCAAAAATGAGTTATTAAAGATTGAAATATGAATTACCTGGTAAACATTGgttttctttcaaatattctggcattttgggaaaaaaactgtCATTGCAGAAAAATGggcataaatatatttaagtaaaCTAATGTAGAAATTTAgttatattagttttttttatattatattatattatattatattatattatattatattatattatattatattatattatattatattatattatattatattatatattctatgCTCAGGCTTTGTGCAATGAGCATTCCAGGTGTAAAAACAGCTGTGAAATCACTGTAGGCTGTGAATAAAGATGGAGTTAGAGATTATTTCATGGTTGTATATTTGAttggtattttatttcttatgaGTTAAATTGAATGCGATTTAAATTCATTTAGTTTGTTGCCTTGTTTCAGTCTGAAatgcaatatttaaatgtaattaaattttaaattttattttatactttaggAAAAAAGCTACAACTATAATTTTAGTTGTGGCACATCAGAGGAATAAAAGGAACCTGAAAATCatgcttgagtaaaagtatagatatcTTACTGCAAAACCTATTTAAGTTAAAAGTCAcaaattccaatatgacttgagtctaaaataaaaacatgatttgaacagtacttgagtatttgactcatttTGAACAGTGCTCAAACATGCACTTGTCT from Silurus meridionalis isolate SWU-2019-XX chromosome 13, ASM1480568v1, whole genome shotgun sequence harbors:
- the LOC124395957 gene encoding LOW QUALITY PROTEIN: extracellular calcium-sensing receptor-like (The sequence of the model RefSeq protein was modified relative to this genomic sequence to represent the inferred CDS: inserted 2 bases in 2 codons); this translates as MFPIHSKSVEQELNFRSMPDKRKCKGLSLRSLRWSQSMIFFIEEINRNPTLLPNITLGYRIYDTCWTMALSARTALSVISQPLKRNSTGACSSPTIPLLIGDPSSSSSMSISRLLNLNKVPMISYFASCACLSDKMQYPYFFRTIPSDSYQASAMARLVMHFGWTWVGTFGADDAYGRTGIDMFTAEVTHLGACVAFRVIIPKSPTQQQIQDIVKLMKDSTARVLVGFAIEEDIQPVLEEMVRQNITGRLWVASEAWVTSTLISNKYPVLSGTIGFAXRRAEIPGFKDFLQSLRPFSEPYNPSAQEFWETVFQCSFNTSLPLGSMADQVQYNRMCTGEERIQDTETIYNDVSQLRVTYNIYKAVFAAAHALHNLLICQTQESSTVKQICPDIYNLXPWQVIKYLKEVNFTTEFGDSVYFDKYGNPPGTYDIVNWQKDPRGGPMHFATVGRFDSSLPPEQQLLIHQDAIVWPGGSKEMPVSVCSASCQPGYRKAPRKGEPICCYDCVPCAEGSISNDQPECTLCPEDLWSNPQRDSCVDKQIEFLSFTEGFGMALAATSILGVAATVTVAVIFIRHKDTPLVRANNSELSFLLLMSLSLCFLCALTFLGQPSRWACPLRRTAFGLTFALCLSCLLSKTLVVLMAFRATLPGNNAARWFRPPQQRFGVFICSAIQCAVCVAWLTTSPPYPVKNTWLYRDRIILECHLGSVALFGCVLGYIGCMAAFCFILAFLARKLPDNFNEAKFITFSMLIFCAVWIAYIPAYVSSPGKFTVAVEIFAILASSFGVLLCIFAPKCYIIIFMPQKNTKKYLMSQKGGR